CCGCCAGGGACCCGAGCTACCGCTACTTCGACGTCAAGGTCTCGGGTGCCGAGGCCAAGAAGCTCGTTCAGCGCTACATCGGCGTTGACGATTCCAAGCAGCGACCGCTGGTGCGCTTTCGCCTCGGCGACCTCTGGGGCGATGCCTACATCCGCGACAAGGGCGAACAGAAAGGCCAGGCCGCCGCATCCCTCAAGGCGCGACTGCTCAAGGCCGAGCTGATCGAGCGGGCCGAACTGGCTTCGATCGAGCAGCACGAGTTGATCACCCGTGGCATCGGCTACCTCAACCGTCCGAAGGACGTCACCCCCAAGGATGGTGACCCGTTCCTGTCGTGCTCCATCGCCGCGCTGGCCGGACCTGTCGATGAACCGGAATATCGGTACTTCGACACGATCGTCGCCACCCCTGAAGCCGAGCATCTGGTTCGCCGATGCGTGCAGGCCATCGAAGGGGATCGCAAGGTGCTGATCGCCTTTCGTCTGAACGACATGAAGATCGATCCGTA
Above is a window of Parvibaculum lavamentivorans DS-1 DNA encoding:
- a CDS encoding DUF3577 domain-containing protein, whose protein sequence is MNTTSNEKSYFDLHTSGIGYLQRVREVPVRGGRRAQPFLACTIAALVGPARDPSYRYFDVKVSGAEAKKLVQRYIGVDDSKQRPLVRFRLGDLWGDAYIRDKGEQKGQAAASLKARLLKAELIERAELASIEQHELITRGIGYLNRPKDVTPKDGDPFLSCSIAALAGPVDEPEYRYFDTIVATPEAEHLVRRCVQAIEGDRKVLIAFRLNDMKIDPYIRTKGEHAGEPAASLESTLVHIGLIKIDGTQVYPTSQAHAEAAPAEDAPASEAANAIDTAADAVSYQSAEPAEREPECAVEEQEPALAASF